The genomic stretch CAAACTCTGTTGCACTGACGCTACCGCTTTTGTCAGCGTCCATCACGCCAAACATGGAGGAGGTACGTTCTACACGATGGGCATCATCCGCAGCCTTGAATTCATCGAAGGACAAGAATGTGTCAGCATTGGTATCAGCGGCGTTAAATTCTGCTGTTTTGCCAGCGAGCATCTCATCACGGGAGATAATGCCATCGCCACTGGTATCGTATTTGAGCAGCATTTGTACCATGTCACTTTGTTGTCCAAGTACGGAGTCAGCCGCGAATACAGGCGCAGACAGAACACTCGCCAAAACAGCGATAGACAGGATTGTTGTTTTCATCATTGATCACTCTATTAATTTTTA from Thiothrix litoralis encodes the following:
- a CDS encoding EF-hand domain-containing protein, with the translated sequence MMKTTILSIAVLASVLSAPVFAADSVLGQQSDMVQMLLKYDTSGDGIISRDEMLAGKTAEFNAADTNADTFLSFDEFKAADDAHRVERTSSMFGVMDADKSGSVSATEFAAAFADKTAAQAATAFNLIAGSDASLSLEEMSALGSTETGRLVWDFASKDKDADSQLSVAEYTETPAQGAQTTTGAAPQKPEARQGTNTSTTTTTGRNLPPPRH